One window from the genome of Streptomyces cadmiisoli encodes:
- a CDS encoding DUF6238 family protein encodes MTSPTRPDDAHPYLRAASAGIRHHARTLAPSDADPPKPGDRLHLDVLHAHLTALLQLLDRLADNTRHPHPAAGRHLATAHTRLWQATSEVHAAFHLLPGILQADAETSACHPERLPEGPPVLTICQRHLTAGHIVRRKTTPTDLRPHSTACVR; translated from the coding sequence TTGACCTCTCCTACGCGCCCCGACGACGCGCACCCCTACCTCCGCGCCGCGAGCGCCGGCATCCGCCACCACGCACGGACCCTAGCGCCGTCGGACGCGGACCCGCCCAAGCCCGGAGATCGTCTGCACCTTGACGTGCTGCACGCCCACCTCACCGCTCTGCTCCAGCTTCTGGACCGGCTCGCCGACAACACCCGGCACCCTCACCCGGCCGCCGGACGTCACCTGGCCACTGCCCACACCAGGCTCTGGCAGGCCACGAGCGAAGTCCACGCCGCCTTCCACCTGCTGCCCGGCATACTCCAGGCCGACGCCGAGACAAGCGCCTGCCATCCAGAACGGCTCCCCGAGGGCCCGCCCGTGCTGACGATCTGCCAACGCCACCTCACCGCCGGACACATAGTCCGCCGCAAAACCACCCCCACCGACCTCCGCCCGCACAGCACGGCCTGCGTGCGATGA
- a CDS encoding VirB4 family type IV secretion system protein, whose protein sequence is MSHRPGRRARRASASPLFTPHGTDRASRKAARRQLAEATAKARAEAGAHQNDSPPAEHQMPAALYPAGGRPGPASARGNQLRLPAHRMTTAVAAGAYPFLAEGGLGAEGIYIGRDVHAEASFVFDPFALYGKVEGFTNPNLLLAGVIGQGKSALAKSFALRSVAFGYRVYVPCDPKGEWTPVAEALGGRSVALGPGLPGRLNPLDAAPRPESVAEADWVGEIRKRRLLLLSSLARTILGRDLMPMEHTALDVALDAVVTRAADTHRTPLLGDVAAALNNPHELDEAAGMKSGQLGDAARDLAHAMRRLVHGDLAGMFDAPSTVAFDPNAPMLTIDLSRLGGSGDDTALVLAMTCASAWMESALSDPSGGRRWIVYDEAWRLMRHVGLLQRMQAQWKLSRGLGIANLMVIHRLSDLLTAGDAGSQGRALAEGLLADCSTRIIYRQETDQLHAAASLLGLTSVEMDAIAHLNRGRGLWKVAGRSFIVQHLLHSHELALFDTDARMH, encoded by the coding sequence ATGAGCCACCGGCCGGGCCGTCGCGCCCGCCGCGCGTCCGCCAGCCCGCTGTTCACCCCCCACGGCACCGACCGCGCCAGCCGCAAGGCCGCCCGCCGCCAGCTCGCCGAGGCCACCGCCAAAGCCCGCGCCGAAGCAGGCGCCCACCAAAACGACAGCCCGCCCGCCGAGCACCAGATGCCCGCCGCGCTCTACCCAGCGGGCGGACGCCCCGGGCCCGCCTCCGCGCGCGGGAACCAGCTGCGGCTGCCCGCCCACCGCATGACCACCGCGGTCGCGGCCGGCGCCTATCCCTTCCTCGCCGAAGGCGGCCTGGGCGCCGAGGGCATCTACATCGGCCGCGACGTCCACGCAGAAGCGTCGTTCGTCTTCGACCCGTTCGCTCTGTACGGCAAGGTCGAGGGATTCACCAACCCGAACCTGCTGCTCGCCGGCGTGATCGGCCAGGGCAAGAGCGCCCTCGCGAAGTCCTTCGCGCTACGGTCAGTCGCCTTCGGATACCGCGTCTACGTACCGTGCGACCCGAAGGGCGAGTGGACGCCGGTCGCCGAGGCCCTCGGCGGCCGGTCCGTCGCCCTCGGTCCCGGACTGCCCGGACGCCTGAACCCCCTGGACGCGGCCCCGCGCCCGGAGAGCGTGGCCGAGGCTGACTGGGTCGGCGAGATCCGCAAGCGGCGCCTGCTCCTGCTCAGCTCCCTCGCCCGCACCATCCTGGGCCGGGACCTGATGCCCATGGAGCACACCGCCCTGGACGTCGCCCTCGACGCCGTCGTCACCCGCGCCGCCGACACGCACCGCACCCCGCTCCTCGGCGACGTCGCCGCCGCCCTCAACAACCCCCACGAGCTCGACGAGGCCGCCGGGATGAAGTCGGGCCAACTCGGCGACGCAGCGCGAGACCTGGCCCACGCCATGCGGCGCCTGGTCCACGGCGACCTGGCCGGCATGTTCGACGCCCCCTCCACCGTCGCATTCGATCCGAACGCGCCGATGCTCACCATCGACCTGTCCCGCCTGGGCGGCTCCGGGGACGACACCGCCCTCGTCCTGGCGATGACCTGCGCGAGCGCCTGGATGGAATCCGCCCTCTCCGATCCCAGCGGCGGCCGGCGCTGGATCGTGTACGACGAGGCATGGCGCCTGATGCGGCACGTCGGCCTGCTCCAGCGCATGCAGGCCCAGTGGAAGCTCAGCCGCGGCCTCGGCATCGCCAACCTCATGGTCATCCACCGGCTGTCCGACCTGCTCACCGCTGGCGACGCCGGATCACAAGGCCGGGCCCTGGCCGAGGGACTCCTCGCCGACTGCAGCACCCGGATCATCTACCGCCAGGAGACCGACCAGCTCCACGCCGCGGCATCCCTGCTCGGTCTGACCTCCGTCGAGATGGACGCCATCGCGCACCTCAACCGAGGGCGTGGCCTGTGGAAAGTCGCAGGTCGGAGCTTCATCGTTCAGCACCTCCTGCACAGCCATGAACTGGCGCTCTTCGACACCGACGCCCGTATGCACTGA
- a CDS encoding glycosyltransferase family 2 protein, with the protein MHASLTRQSVPWEAVIALDGASPDRLPTPLAQDPRVRTLAVPRPVGAACARNLALAHVRTPYTNWADDDDLFTDDAMAVRLNTLESTRVGWCAGWSEDQHPDGSTTLWRCPTPPGRHEAGDVWTYWKSPTDTIPIGPTTILARTDLVRAAPMGGLVQGEDYCAALGVTALAPGILLPVPVYRYRKWNGQMTAQVGYDQLEAAAREHAWAYGRSLRAVLRGGEDLVHG; encoded by the coding sequence ATGCACGCCAGCCTCACCCGGCAGTCCGTGCCGTGGGAGGCCGTGATCGCGCTCGACGGTGCTTCGCCCGACCGTCTGCCGACCCCGCTCGCGCAGGACCCGCGCGTTCGCACGCTGGCGGTGCCCCGTCCAGTCGGCGCCGCCTGCGCCAGGAACCTGGCCCTCGCTCACGTACGCACCCCGTACACCAACTGGGCCGACGACGATGACCTGTTCACAGACGATGCGATGGCCGTACGGCTGAACACCCTGGAGTCGACGAGAGTCGGCTGGTGCGCCGGCTGGAGCGAGGACCAGCACCCGGACGGTTCGACCACTCTGTGGCGCTGCCCCACGCCGCCCGGCCGGCACGAGGCCGGTGACGTGTGGACGTACTGGAAGTCGCCGACGGACACCATCCCCATCGGGCCGACCACCATCCTCGCCCGCACCGACCTCGTGCGCGCCGCGCCGATGGGCGGCCTCGTCCAGGGCGAGGACTACTGCGCGGCCCTCGGCGTCACCGCTCTCGCCCCCGGGATCCTGCTGCCCGTCCCCGTATACAGGTACCGCAAGTGGAACGGCCAGATGACGGCCCAGGTCGGATACGACCAGCTGGAGGCGGCGGCCCGCGAGCACGCCTGGGCGTACGGCCGCAGTCTGCGCGCCGTCCTGCGCGGTGGCGAGGACCTGGTCCATGGCTGA
- a CDS encoding MFS transporter, which yields MSATAPPAPAPRITYGAVLGSPYVARLLGGTLTGRLPNGMAPVAILLWATTSGSSIAFGGLLSALYGLSSSVVQPVKGRLMDRHGQTAVHLPAGVLNSALLVALPLTGPYGGPGLATAIVVAAGLTTPSLEAGLRALWPSVLPEARLRHAAPALDTGTQGLLYIVGPLLVAALASAHHPTVALTVTAVLGLAGTTVVVLAPPSRRWRPTPSADTRHGAARRLNSPGLALLFVSLTGIGFAIGAMNVWSIAMAEHHEHDMLSGIIPAAFSTGSFLGGLVYGSRTWSRTTADRQIIASAAFLAGWLRWQPSPRRSRPPPPSQCPERS from the coding sequence TTGTCCGCGACCGCACCCCCGGCCCCGGCACCGCGCATCACCTACGGCGCGGTACTGGGAAGCCCGTACGTCGCCCGCCTCCTCGGCGGCACTCTCACCGGCCGACTCCCCAACGGCATGGCGCCCGTCGCCATCCTCCTGTGGGCCACCACGAGCGGCAGCAGCATCGCCTTCGGCGGACTGCTCAGCGCCCTGTACGGGCTGTCCTCCTCGGTGGTGCAGCCCGTCAAGGGACGCCTCATGGACCGCCACGGCCAGACGGCAGTGCATCTTCCGGCCGGCGTGCTCAACTCGGCTCTCCTGGTGGCCCTTCCGCTGACGGGACCGTACGGCGGACCGGGCCTCGCCACGGCCATCGTCGTCGCCGCCGGCCTGACCACCCCGTCCCTGGAGGCCGGGCTGCGGGCCCTGTGGCCCAGCGTGCTGCCCGAAGCCCGCCTGCGGCACGCCGCGCCCGCCCTCGACACCGGCACTCAGGGCCTGCTGTACATCGTCGGCCCCCTGCTCGTCGCCGCCCTCGCCTCCGCGCACCACCCCACCGTCGCGCTCACCGTCACCGCCGTCCTCGGCCTGGCCGGCACCACCGTGGTCGTACTCGCTCCGCCATCGCGGCGCTGGCGACCGACGCCGTCAGCCGACACCCGGCACGGTGCCGCTCGCCGGCTGAACAGCCCCGGCCTGGCGCTCCTGTTCGTCTCGCTCACCGGCATCGGGTTCGCGATCGGGGCCATGAACGTGTGGTCGATCGCCATGGCCGAGCACCACGAACACGACATGCTCTCGGGCATCATCCCCGCCGCGTTCTCCACCGGCAGCTTCCTGGGCGGCCTCGTCTACGGGAGCCGCACCTGGAGTCGGACCACCGCCGACCGACAGATCATCGCCAGCGCCGCGTTCCTCGCCGGATGGCTCCGCTGGCAACCCAGCCCGCGCCGTTCGCGGCCACCGCCGCCATCGCAGTGCCCGGAGCGTTCCTGA
- a CDS encoding relaxase/mobilization nuclease, whose product MIPRLHERTHRPHDPLEEALGRPVSPNEGPTEHTIVAHWPGLDYFTLDDEQRIWTSVQWAEHLEDPYLEHPFAASPDDDRRAILHLDIRLHPDDRELTGPEWAEVAQRLARAAGIEIPGKEHGCRWIAVQAQPGRLDLIANLIHLDGAWHAPPADKLRRLAQEARRIEQDLHLIPVRSDPPSRPAVRAALTASAQLATILRQLADEQAGPLAAVRGLVEHASHRIARQPGAAGTDTAHRLELIARRLYAIQQDLDTTANRLVQPRAVPAPDAVRHNAHRSP is encoded by the coding sequence GTGATCCCCCGCCTGCACGAGCGGACCCACCGGCCCCACGACCCCCTCGAAGAGGCGCTGGGGCGGCCGGTCTCACCGAACGAGGGCCCAACGGAGCACACGATCGTCGCCCACTGGCCCGGCCTGGATTACTTCACCCTGGACGACGAGCAGAGGATCTGGACGTCCGTCCAGTGGGCCGAGCACCTCGAAGACCCCTACCTGGAGCATCCGTTCGCCGCCAGCCCCGACGACGACCGGCGGGCGATCCTCCACCTAGACATCCGCCTTCACCCGGACGACCGGGAACTGACCGGACCGGAGTGGGCCGAGGTCGCTCAACGGCTGGCACGAGCCGCCGGCATCGAGATCCCCGGCAAGGAACATGGCTGCCGATGGATCGCTGTCCAGGCCCAGCCAGGGCGCCTCGATCTGATCGCCAACCTAATCCACCTCGACGGCGCGTGGCACGCTCCCCCCGCGGACAAACTGCGACGCCTGGCACAGGAGGCGCGTCGCATCGAACAGGACCTCCACCTGATCCCTGTCCGATCCGACCCCCCTTCGCGGCCTGCCGTCCGCGCGGCGCTCACGGCGTCGGCCCAGCTCGCGACCATCCTCAGGCAGCTCGCCGACGAACAGGCCGGCCCTCTGGCCGCGGTACGCGGACTCGTCGAGCACGCCTCGCACCGGATCGCCCGCCAGCCGGGAGCAGCCGGCACCGATACGGCACACCGCCTGGAGCTGATCGCCCGCCGCCTCTACGCCATCCAGCAGGACCTGGACACCACCGCAAACCGCCTGGTCCAGCCCCGCGCCGTCCCGGCACCGGACGCCGTCCGGCACAACGCCCACCGATCGCCGTAG
- a CDS encoding DUF317 domain-containing protein yields MKKKQWQGWGPDEQAEQHYLIQPRALAGGGDVRHVSEFLRASGWRDKSKTGGPLHMESPDRTVRIAYDPYVLPGGWTIHGRADGANGEWSAHLGQQTPVEIVAGLTDALTRPRSAHAPNVWAPLQEQRWHTRFEGQDYMATSPDCTAWVQYRQSPDGAAMWWTGAQDKQGNGWTANFTPNTPMHLVQAFSTELASPDPVMRPRGRVPMSTQIRTWSVSVKPSQLSAWQQARITAARAATWARNSARSTRPRTSARPYTPAGGTRTRR; encoded by the coding sequence ATGAAGAAGAAGCAGTGGCAGGGCTGGGGACCCGACGAGCAGGCCGAACAGCACTACCTCATCCAGCCCCGCGCCCTGGCCGGCGGCGGCGACGTCCGGCACGTCTCTGAGTTCCTGCGCGCCTCCGGCTGGCGGGACAAGTCCAAGACGGGCGGCCCCCTGCACATGGAGAGCCCGGATCGCACCGTCCGCATCGCCTACGACCCCTACGTCCTCCCCGGCGGGTGGACCATCCACGGCAGAGCCGACGGAGCGAACGGCGAGTGGTCCGCCCACCTGGGCCAGCAAACGCCAGTGGAGATCGTCGCCGGCCTGACCGATGCCCTCACCCGCCCCCGTTCCGCCCATGCCCCTAACGTCTGGGCCCCTCTGCAGGAGCAGAGATGGCACACGCGCTTCGAGGGCCAGGACTACATGGCGACGAGCCCCGACTGCACCGCGTGGGTGCAGTACCGGCAAAGCCCCGACGGGGCGGCGATGTGGTGGACCGGAGCGCAGGACAAGCAGGGCAACGGCTGGACGGCCAACTTCACGCCGAACACCCCGATGCACCTGGTGCAAGCCTTCTCCACGGAACTCGCCAGCCCAGACCCCGTGATGCGCCCACGCGGACGCGTGCCGATGAGCACGCAGATCCGTACCTGGTCGGTGTCCGTGAAGCCCTCCCAGCTCAGTGCGTGGCAGCAGGCCCGCATCACGGCCGCCCGCGCCGCCACCTGGGCCCGCAACAGCGCCCGCAGCACCAGGCCGCGCACCAGCGCCCGCCCCTACACCCCGGCCGGCGGCACACGCACCCGCCGCTGA
- a CDS encoding DUF317 domain-containing protein, with amino-acid sequence MPLSERQLAAFADKHAVQIPYDTSPRHLAGPGDARHVTHGLAAAGWNAVSDPLSAEIILASPDLRHRLQFDPQSRTSAWWRLRAEPVGTEPGWYAEFGELVPAEVLAAFTDAVTAPPPQQPDPWQQVTSAGWHHEPDGARSPDSMCHIELRPLSEFHDRSSWHIEAREPGHGEFSGPRIWHAYLDEHTPAHLVSAFLTALTDRSPLQRGMFERTGHYSAVQEPSPLRPQQVVDAHATRIKHLRAQARSARRQQTKPATIPAHASTAQPTARR; translated from the coding sequence GTGCCGCTGAGCGAACGGCAGCTCGCCGCCTTCGCCGACAAGCACGCCGTGCAGATCCCTTACGACACCAGCCCCCGCCACCTCGCCGGCCCCGGAGACGCCCGCCACGTCACCCACGGCCTGGCCGCCGCCGGATGGAACGCCGTCTCCGACCCCCTGAGCGCCGAAATCATCCTGGCAAGCCCTGACCTTCGCCACCGGCTCCAGTTCGACCCGCAGTCCCGCACCTCGGCGTGGTGGCGGCTACGGGCGGAGCCCGTCGGCACCGAGCCCGGCTGGTACGCCGAGTTCGGCGAACTCGTGCCCGCCGAGGTCCTCGCCGCCTTCACCGACGCCGTCACCGCCCCGCCGCCACAGCAGCCGGACCCGTGGCAGCAGGTGACCTCGGCAGGATGGCACCACGAGCCAGACGGCGCGCGCTCGCCGGACTCCATGTGCCACATCGAACTGCGGCCGTTGAGCGAATTCCACGACCGGTCGTCCTGGCACATCGAGGCCCGCGAGCCCGGCCACGGGGAGTTTTCCGGCCCGCGCATCTGGCACGCCTACCTCGACGAGCACACCCCCGCTCACCTGGTCAGCGCGTTCCTCACCGCGCTGACCGACCGCAGCCCGCTCCAGCGCGGCATGTTCGAACGCACCGGCCACTACAGCGCCGTACAGGAGCCCAGCCCGCTGCGCCCGCAGCAGGTGGTCGACGCCCACGCCACGCGCATCAAGCATCTGCGCGCCCAGGCACGCTCAGCCCGCCGCCAGCAGACGAAACCCGCGACGATCCCGGCGCACGCCAGTACCGCGCAGCCGACCGCTCGCCGCTGA
- a CDS encoding DUF317 domain-containing protein, with amino-acid sequence MTLHHVAEPDRPAWYASFGARTAVKLIAAFTDALTDPAPAADAPCDHPYGALRAGRLVTVR; translated from the coding sequence GTGACCCTGCACCACGTCGCCGAGCCGGACCGGCCCGCCTGGTACGCCAGCTTCGGCGCCCGCACGGCCGTCAAACTGATCGCCGCCTTCACCGACGCCCTCACCGACCCGGCCCCAGCCGCTGACGCGCCTTGCGACCACCCGTACGGAGCGCTCCGGGCAGGCCGGCTGGTCACCGTACGGTGA
- a CDS encoding DUF317 domain-containing protein, translating to MRTPADPEAWFVTVTLGMHQTVWQARFGAHTPPHLVAALGDPKPVHRTDSGRSLPTLDPNVVIRRTTDVLAVYVAGALEDRVHSLPPDTPPRRRPRSPHGQRRPGTAAAATPPSPPGST from the coding sequence CTGCGAACACCGGCTGATCCGGAAGCCTGGTTCGTCACGGTCACCCTCGGCATGCACCAGACGGTCTGGCAGGCCCGCTTCGGTGCGCACACTCCGCCACACCTTGTCGCCGCGCTCGGCGATCCGAAGCCCGTGCACCGCACCGACAGCGGGCGCAGTCTGCCGACCCTCGACCCGAACGTCGTCATCCGCCGGACGACCGACGTGCTCGCCGTGTACGTCGCCGGCGCGCTGGAAGACCGCGTTCACTCGCTCCCGCCCGACACACCACCACGCCGACGGCCTCGATCCCCTCACGGCCAGCGCCGCCCAGGCACGGCCGCAGCCGCTACCCCTCCCTCCCCGCCCGGAAGCACATAG
- a CDS encoding type IV secretory system conjugative DNA transfer family protein, with translation MPPSSSSSNTDGYDLFLRLLLGVLAVVVPLSHLAWLSGNITAYLTGTSWAPYQPTNALLRPEQVWSDAGETSLLIGARIVPVLLLLALGAGAGVLWARHNNRSGSRKKITDMAKARDIEPLMAKAITDKARSLRPSLKDSKHIDAKDTGILLGNLQGSRHEVRMGFEDVAVAIMAPRSGKTTSLAIPSMLGAPGPVLLTSNKAAGDAFTTAYEARARVGAVWTMDPQQIAHAAREMWWNPLASATTLDGANRLAGHFLAASVDASQQGDFWSKAGSNILSQLLLAAALDERPITDIMQWLAFPADRTPLDILRDHDFAAVAAQLKGTIEGPPETRDGIYETARQYASALLNAEIAGWVTPQKDVPEFRPEQFVTSTDTLFLLSKDGGGGASALIAACADSVMRAATAQAERAGGRLDPPMLAILDEAANVCKISDLPDLYSHLGSRGIIPITILQSYRQGQKVWGDAGMDAMWSASTVKVIGSGIDDPDFADKLSRLIGDHDVETTSTSHSESGKSTSVSMRQERILPADAIRALPKGTALCFATGMRAAMLDLRPWYREPGAEELSAASARASQAITARAVAKHAPTQSDLGLAT, from the coding sequence TTGCCCCCTTCCTCCTCCAGCAGCAACACCGACGGATACGACCTCTTCCTGCGCCTCCTCCTTGGGGTGCTCGCCGTCGTCGTCCCCCTGTCCCACCTGGCCTGGCTGTCCGGCAACATCACCGCCTACCTCACCGGCACCAGCTGGGCCCCCTACCAGCCGACCAACGCCCTGCTCCGCCCCGAGCAGGTCTGGTCCGACGCAGGAGAAACGTCCCTGCTGATCGGTGCCCGCATCGTCCCCGTTCTCCTGCTCCTCGCTCTCGGGGCAGGGGCTGGCGTCCTGTGGGCCCGGCACAACAACCGAAGCGGCAGCCGGAAGAAGATCACCGACATGGCCAAGGCCCGGGACATCGAGCCGCTGATGGCCAAGGCGATCACCGACAAAGCCCGCTCCCTGCGCCCCAGCCTGAAGGACAGCAAGCACATCGACGCGAAGGACACCGGCATCCTTCTCGGCAACCTGCAGGGCAGCCGCCACGAGGTACGGATGGGGTTCGAGGACGTCGCCGTCGCGATCATGGCGCCCCGGTCCGGCAAGACCACCTCGCTCGCCATCCCGTCCATGCTCGGCGCACCCGGCCCGGTCCTGCTGACGTCGAACAAGGCTGCCGGCGACGCCTTCACCACCGCCTACGAGGCAAGGGCCCGGGTGGGGGCGGTGTGGACCATGGATCCACAGCAGATCGCGCATGCCGCCCGCGAGATGTGGTGGAACCCTCTCGCCAGCGCGACCACCTTGGACGGGGCGAACCGTCTGGCCGGACACTTCCTCGCGGCCTCGGTGGACGCCTCCCAGCAGGGCGACTTCTGGTCGAAGGCCGGCAGCAACATCTTGTCCCAGCTGCTCTTGGCCGCGGCACTCGACGAGCGGCCCATCACCGACATCATGCAGTGGCTCGCCTTCCCCGCCGACCGCACTCCGCTGGACATCCTGCGCGACCACGACTTCGCCGCCGTCGCCGCTCAGCTCAAGGGCACCATCGAAGGCCCCCCGGAAACGAGGGACGGTATCTACGAGACAGCCCGGCAATACGCCTCCGCGCTCCTGAACGCGGAAATCGCTGGGTGGGTGACGCCGCAGAAGGACGTCCCGGAATTCCGGCCGGAGCAGTTCGTCACGTCCACCGACACGCTGTTCCTACTCAGCAAGGACGGTGGCGGCGGAGCCTCGGCGCTGATCGCCGCGTGCGCGGACTCGGTGATGCGGGCCGCGACCGCGCAGGCCGAACGTGCCGGCGGACGCCTGGATCCGCCCATGCTGGCGATCCTCGACGAGGCCGCCAACGTGTGCAAGATCAGCGACTTGCCAGACCTGTACTCCCACCTCGGCAGCCGCGGGATCATCCCGATCACGATCCTGCAGTCCTACCGCCAGGGCCAGAAGGTCTGGGGAGACGCGGGCATGGACGCCATGTGGTCCGCCTCGACTGTCAAGGTGATCGGCAGCGGTATTGACGACCCGGACTTCGCGGACAAGCTCAGCCGCCTGATCGGTGACCACGACGTGGAGACCACGTCCACCTCGCACTCAGAGTCCGGAAAGAGCACGTCGGTGTCGATGCGGCAGGAGCGGATCTTGCCCGCCGACGCGATCCGAGCCCTGCCCAAGGGAACCGCGCTCTGCTTCGCCACCGGCATGCGCGCCGCCATGCTCGACCTTCGGCCGTGGTACCGGGAGCCCGGCGCGGAGGAGCTGTCCGCGGCGTCCGCCCGCGCCTCGCAGGCGATCACCGCCCGCGCCGTGGCGAAGCACGCGCCGACACAGTCCGACTTGGGGCTGGCCACGTGA
- a CDS encoding DNA cytosine methyltransferase — MILDLFAGPGGWSRALHVLGVRDIGLEWDEWACKTRAAAGQLTIRTDVAMYPTWPFIGRTRGMIASPPCQAWSMAGKRLGLLDQPLVHAAVEDLAAGRDSRERLLAACRDERSLLAAEPMRYLYALNTVGEPDWVAMEEVPHVLPLWKQYAAVLRGWGFSVWYGILNAADFGVPQTRKRAILLASRVRTAQPPTPTHSQFAEPESLFGPGRARWVSMAEALGWGATDRPVPTVCAGGGPGGGPEPFPSGSRKTLSDARERGTWMPRPDGVVLQSRREGAGWAARHGTRENRAADAPTPTFTAEAHRWSWSLRSNNQANATVRPLSEPAGTLFFGHRANECTWIAEPASPPAMDVDAPAVPEPIRITAREAGILQTFPADYPWAGNKGQQFSQIGNAVPPLLAGHLLAPHLGVTLHPDDFTLAV; from the coding sequence GTGATACTCGACCTCTTCGCGGGGCCGGGCGGCTGGAGCAGGGCACTGCACGTCCTCGGCGTGCGCGACATCGGGCTGGAATGGGACGAGTGGGCGTGCAAGACCCGGGCTGCGGCTGGGCAGTTGACGATCCGCACCGACGTGGCAATGTATCCGACCTGGCCCTTCATCGGCCGCACCCGCGGAATGATCGCTTCCCCTCCGTGCCAGGCGTGGAGCATGGCCGGCAAACGCCTCGGCCTGCTCGACCAGCCGCTGGTGCACGCGGCGGTCGAGGACCTGGCCGCCGGACGCGACTCCCGCGAACGCCTCCTCGCCGCATGCCGTGACGAGCGCTCCCTGCTCGCAGCCGAGCCGATGCGCTATCTGTACGCCCTGAACACGGTCGGCGAGCCCGACTGGGTCGCCATGGAGGAAGTGCCGCACGTCCTGCCCTTGTGGAAGCAGTACGCGGCCGTCCTGCGCGGGTGGGGGTTCTCCGTCTGGTACGGGATCCTCAACGCGGCCGACTTCGGCGTCCCGCAGACCAGGAAGCGGGCGATACTCCTGGCCTCCCGCGTCCGTACGGCGCAGCCTCCTACCCCCACGCACTCCCAATTCGCCGAACCGGAGTCGCTGTTCGGTCCGGGCCGCGCCCGCTGGGTCAGCATGGCCGAGGCCCTGGGATGGGGCGCAACCGACCGGCCCGTCCCCACCGTCTGCGCGGGCGGTGGACCCGGCGGCGGACCCGAACCGTTCCCCTCGGGCTCCCGCAAGACGCTGTCCGACGCCCGTGAGCGCGGCACCTGGATGCCCCGGCCGGACGGAGTGGTCCTGCAGTCCCGTCGTGAAGGCGCCGGATGGGCGGCCCGGCACGGCACCCGCGAGAACCGGGCCGCCGACGCTCCGACGCCGACGTTCACCGCTGAGGCCCACCGCTGGTCCTGGTCCCTGCGCAGCAACAACCAGGCAAACGCCACCGTCCGTCCACTGTCCGAGCCGGCCGGCACGCTGTTCTTCGGGCACCGCGCGAACGAGTGCACTTGGATCGCCGAGCCCGCCTCACCGCCGGCCATGGATGTCGACGCGCCAGCGGTTCCCGAGCCGATCCGGATCACCGCCCGCGAGGCAGGCATCCTGCAGACCTTCCCCGCCGACTATCCCTGGGCCGGCAACAAGGGCCAGCAGTTCTCCCAGATCGGCAACGCCGTGCCCCCGCTGCTCGCCGGCCACCTCCTCGCCCCACACCTCGGCGTCACCCTCCACCCCGACGACTTCACCCTCGCCGTCTGA